The genomic stretch TGTTTAAGATGGTGGATTCTGCGTTTCCAGAACGAGAGGCCGATAGCTCCGGAGCCGTCTCTGCTCCAGTGGATCGGAGATACGGCTGTTCCCTGTACGCCTGAGGTGCCGCAACCCAGAACCAGGACCAAGTCCACACGGTGGGGACCTTCTCCGCCTACTTCAGAAAACATCCTGTACAACAGGGAGCTAGTGTGTAGAGTGTCTTTCAGTATGAACACTTCATCAAAATAGCATGCGTGATTTGTCACTGTTTTATGCAGTCCCCcgccaattaattaattaagtcaATTAtgccaggtttttattttcttttgttttgtgttgtcaCTCATGTAGGCAGAACGATGTGGAAGATCTGATGAAGCTGGCCAAGCAGTTTGACTTCAACATGCACCAgcaggacaaggagcaggacaTGGAGCAGGTCAGGGAGGCGTACGAGGGGGGCGCAGAGGCAGACACTGACGATCTCCGAGAACCAGGCGGCCTGGTGAGCCGCCCCCTGCCTTCCCCGAGTGAAGGTCCCGCCTCCGGTCGGACTCCGGCCTCCCAGACGCGCGGCTGTGCCAAACCGGCGACTCCAGCCCGCGGCCCTGCAGGCCACGTAACGGACGACTTCAACGCTCTCTTCGACGCGCCCACTCAGCGGATCAGTGGCAGGCTGAGTCAGATTTCATCCGGCCAGTCACCGGAGGGAAGGGCCCCGGCCGTCCCGGTGTCCCGTAAAGGCGGCGTTTTCGGAAGCGCGGCGGGTTCGGGCCCCGGTAACCCGCCGTGCGTCTCTCCTGGCTCGTTCAGGAAGCCCGGAGGGGGTTCGAGAACGCCGACGTCGAGCCGCGTCGACGACGACTGGGGCGACGACGATCTGCTGGACGACTCCATCGTTCTGGAGATGACCCAGAACCCCGACCTCTTCGCCACTCCAAAGCACTGCTCCACCCAGATCGGGCCGAGTCCGAAGCAGAACGCCGTGAATCGACAGCCCGGCGCTGGAAACGGTGCTCCAGGACGGACCCCAAAAGGCAATAGCGCTGCGAAAGGCTTGGATGCCCTGTATCCAGGGAAAAATCCAAAGTCCAAGAACAGAAACACTTTCAAACTGGAAACTAACCCTGATTTCCACGTAAAGGAAAGCCTTTCGGGAGAGGAGCAGAACAGCGGCCGTGTTCCGGAGAGCAGTAGGCCTGGCCAGCCAGGAGGCCTTCAGAGGCCAAACGGACTCCTTCAGCCCCACAAGCCTGCGCCCCTGGAGCCTCCTATCAATGTGAAAACTCAAACTGTTCCCAGCGGAGGCAGGGTGACCGGCAGTCAGCGGCCGGTCGCCCAGCGAAGCTCGTCAACAACGACCAGCACTTACGTCACGCGGCCGGTCCAGGCCGGCGACCGGGTGCCTTCGGTTCACGGGACCGAGATCGGCAAAACCGAACCCCGAAAGCCAGCGGAAGGCCCCGAGCCGGTCGACGATCGCCCCGTGGACGCGATGGAGGATGACTTGGACTCTCTTTTCGCCTCCGACTCCCTGTgggacgacgacgacgacgacctCCTGTGCCAGGTGTGCGAGGACGTGGAGAAGCTGTCCGAGAGTCAGACCCCCGGCACGGCTGCCGCTGCGTGCCCGGCCCCACCGGACCCAGCACCGGCCCGTCCGTACGCAGCGCCGAACCCAGCACCGAACCCATCATACCCAGCACCGAACCCATCATACCCAGCTCCGAACCCAGCACCGGCCCATCCATACACAGCACCGAACCCAGCGCTGTACACAGCACCCAACCCACTGTACCCAGCACCGACCGGGCTGAGACCCTCGCCGCCCTCGCCGGCTGCTAAAGGGCCGGTCGCCCAGAACGTCTACGCGGGCGGCCGGGGGCAGGTGGCCCGGCCCTCCCCGTGCTCCTTCAGCCGCTCGGTCTCAGTGCCCGGGAGCGGCGCCGCCTTCCCCAAAACCGTGCTGGGGTCCCTCGTCCGGAATATCAGTGTTCCCGCCGCGAACTGCACCCAGGGCTCCGCCTCCTTCCCGCAGGGCAGCCTGGGTAACCGGGCCGGCCCGTACAAGTTCACGCAGCTGAAGACGCCGACGCCGGTGAGCGAGGTGGTGAGCTCTGGAAACCTCACCTCGTCCGCCGGGAACGCCGCCGGGAACGCCGCCGGGAACGCCGCCGGAAACCTCACCTCGTCCGCCAGGAACGCCGCCTGGAACGCCGCCGGGAACCTCACCTCGTCCGCCAGGAACGCCGCCGGGAACGCCACCGGAAACCTCACCTCATCCGCCGGGAACGCCGCCGGCCCTCGCCCATCCTCCTTCAAAAGACACCTCTCCGACCCCGTGGCCCTGACTCACAAAGGTCAGCCTCgcacccccacactgcccaaACAACCGAGCACTTAGAATCATACGGTCTTAACTTGCGTTTTTGGCAAAAATGAGTtactgtcataaatatgttgttcatAGGGaaattttgatattgtacattcagagtacttttacggtgtctgtcattttgatctatgtAGAACTGTCccgcatttcagttttgctttgtttggaTGTGAAAACTTCTCGGAGTGAAAGCTCGATATCTCAAAACTACCCAGAACTCAGACAGAACATtgtaattccaaggtcacaattTGCATTGGCTTCCATACGGCCCATTTTTAATTCGTTTCACTGAGGTCAAGTTCGTCTCAGCTTTAGTCATTATTCTCACCCTTTAAGATGTGAGGTCACAATATGTGATTCTAATAACTCTAACAACATTCCAGAATACTTACTCTTCAAAGTGTTTAAGGAATACCCAGGATAACATGCCTTTATGAGCATCGTCATTTCAGTTAATCCACCACAAAACCAGGAAGTTGGCTCCATAGGCCTACCTTTGCAACGACCTGAAGAGCCGATGTTTTCAGTGGTGCCAAATTCTCCTGTCTgttgcctgtagcctagtggctaaggtgctttactggcacctggaaggttggtggttcaagctccaatgtagcaacaataagatcagtgcagcttttgGGCACATGTTGGGCTCtttttaaccccacattgctccagtgggattgtcccctgctcagtctaatcaactgtgagtggCTTCGGACAAACGCGTCAGCGAAATagcagtaatgtaatggattgTTTTCTTCTCGCAGTTTTTGTGCCCAATCTCGTGCCGGTGCGGTGTTCCGAGGCGGAGATCGAGAGGAAGAAGCAGGAAGCAATCGCTCGCAGGCGGGTGCGGATGCAGATGTCCCAGAAGCACGGAGGCCCGACCTGACGGGGGGGCGGCAGAGTCCTGCTGGTCACCCCtgtgccccgccccccccacgcGGTGTTTGGGTGGGCGGAGTCTAAGCGCTGTACTGGACATCCATCAGTGACCTGACCAAGGCCCATGGCCAGTCGCTGCTTCAGACCATTTTAAGATCGGCCAACGTTTTCACCCGTCTTAACCGGTTTCAAGCCggtttaataatttaatttcataaaatgCTAACACGCGCATCTCTAGTCTCTGAAACTTGACACTAagggaacctttttttttatttaaagatatAAATGCTATAGCCTTGTTTTGGGAGCACCATGTTTTTCCCGTCACTATGACTGGTGAGATTTTCGGGGTACGTGCTGCTtgtgaaaaatgaacagcttcgTAGggggtcagcagtttctgctccCCGTCTGAAGACTGGGATTGCAGTCCCAGGGATGGATAAACTCACGTCTCGCATATATTTGTACCAGAAGCTGACTGAAAAACGTGACGTGCCAGAGAAGcttttgctgctgctgctgcagtgcaCCTCAGTATAGACGTCACACGCAAATGTGCGATTCCACGGTAACGGACCTTACAACTCCTGGATATTTGTGTGATACATTTCTACACAGCTGCGTAACAGAGACTGATATAAACTTCTATGACCATCCGGAGTCAATAACCCGGTCTCTTATGTAACCCTTTTGGACTTTTACCATGCAGGTATACTGCATTTGTAGCATCTGTTACCATGGAATCGCCCAAATTCATTAGTAAAGCAAAATCCTTTATTTGACGGTTTAGGGAAACTTGCGGTGATCGCAGCCATGCAGAGGAACTAGCTGGAATCACTGGTCGGTGCACACGCGATTTATGTTTTCAGACAGACTCGTATTTCACTGTGGTGAATAAACACTGGGTGTGTCATCTCCGTGTGGAGAGTGTCACCCCACAGCTGAGCTCCCCAGGAGGACGAGGTCTGTACTTTTCAATGAATTAAGATCAATAATGCTGATGAATTATTGAGAAGTTAACGTATGAAGCTCGGAGGGTGGGTGCTCTGTTCCCTGTTCACAGAGAACAGagctttttttcatgttttgtagTGGATTTTAGAGTGGCCTAATGTCGCTGTTGCATTGAGTTGACTGAAAGTGCCTGTTAAgactgaatatatatttttttcttcctctgggAAGTCTGTGACAGTATTATGGGATGCGACCTTTTCACCAGTGGGGATACAGGtctgatttggtgtgggtgttCGGAGATTTGTAATGTCCTAGGTTGTACCAGCTATCAAAAAATGCATGGATCtaaaactccagtcctggagggctacggtctctagagttttttgggggtttttttgttttgtgatttccttccaatcagcagccagttaaggccttggaaacaaggcTTTGCAGACcctttagccaatcagtgactttaATGAAGTACTTAAGTGCAGGAGCACCTCAACCGGCAGACAGAGTGGTCCTCCAGGATTTGGCTTCAAATCCCTGGTCCAGTGTGATCTTTTCAtagagtgtgtgttcctgtccTGGTCGAGCGTGTTCAAGGTTGTATCACCTATCCATATGTTGTCTTCTTTTCTGATCTTTTGGTAGGCGCCTACATAAGAGCTTTATATAACTCATTCATAAGCCCTGTagagcacattcataagcactccGTATGATTTTATATTCTAATGTCAACAACCGCAAATAGGCacattaccatgacataccAAGTGAACTGACAATTACTGACATAAgagcttatgaatgcttatgtagctcttatgaatgtgctatgtagtgcttaggACGGAGATGTATAGCTCTTATGTcggagccttcaaataaagtgttactgtcctttttttatgttctttctGCTTCTGAGTTTGTACAGTGGTGTCCTAGGTGGTGTAGGACCTCCGTGCCTCTGTACATGACTTACCTCAGGACCTTCAGACCCCAGAGTCAACCCCATCTCTCTTTTATTCATTCCGCattaaaaactgtaaatacCTTTCACCGGGGTGATGTTCTTATTACCCAGTGTTGTTGAGGGCAGGATATGACACAAAACCTCTAGCATTTGAGGCTATGTTCTTTCCAATTACATTgtcttaatttaattaaattgaaaCGCATGATTAAATGGCAGGTTGTAAAATGGATGTTTTTGTCATAACTCGGCTGCGTTACACAAACGGGGAGACCCGGGTTGTGACGGCGGTGTGTGGGCGGGGTGTTTTgaaggtttgggggggggggggggggggggtacagtatGGCTGTACACTAATGACGACGTGTGTTTTAATTAGGCGACGAAGGCGGTAGCTGTAACAGATGGACTCGGTGTCACACTGTGTCAAGTGAAGGATGGTCACTTTGATTCATCCGTCTTTCGCTCTGGAAAAGCGACTCAAAGTAATTTAAAGATGTCGGTTGGACGTAGCCGCCGTATCTCGAGACGGTAGCAGTTTTCAGCATACAGTAGAACCTTAGACAATCGAACACAAGGTTTTCgcgaaattaaatatttatttaagttcAGTTTATTTCAAGTCATACGAAGTTAATAACCCCAGTGGCATTTAACAGTAGGCTAACAGTCATATAACGTACATGAAATGACCAATAATAGGTTAAGTTGTAAACTGGTATAGCCAAATCAGAAGCGAATCCGTATAGTGACGTTGGCAAATCAACGAGGTTTCGCACTCGTGTGGATGAACACCAACGGTAAGTCAAAGTTAGACTCGCCGCTTGCATTGGCCGTAGCCATGAGTGTGACGCAATAGTAAaagaaaatagatttaaaatgATTCACTTCCACCCGGCAACAAAAGCTCTGGTCCTGTTTGACGTCAGAAGCTGTACTTTCCTTGTaggctacttttttttttttttttaacaacggCCGTTAATCTTGCTCCCTTGTCTAATTTCGATATAATTTCTCAGGTTTTCGTTTGTGCGCCTCATTTGCATTTTGTAGTCATTTTGAATTAATGTTATATAGGCTACTTCCGATTCCCTACCCTGTTAGGTTGCCCCTACTTCTCAGTTTTCTGATTTTAGGATCACTGAGGTcctactgtattattttttttacttcctctGGATGTGCTGTAACAGATCCTTTTGAAATGCTTGCTTTCGTTTCAGTATGTGCACATGCACTGTACATTAAGGACATCATTTATCTGGACAGGAAATTAATATTCTGCCACAAACCTATCGCAGCTTCTGCCAGAACAGAAGCGGTTGCCTGATGAAATTCCCAGGGCCTCGACAAAATTATCTAATAATAGTTATTTCTctgccgcttttatccaaagtgacttaccactagactacaggcaccttagccactaaatggtaaatggttggcatttatatagcgccttcatccaaagcgctgtacaattgatgcttctcattcacccattcatacacacactcacatgccaatggcgattggctgccatgcaaggcgccgaccagcttgtcaggagcatttgggggttaggtgtcttcctcagggacactttgacacagcccggggtgggggattgaaccggcaaccctccgactgccagacgactgatcttactgcctgagccatgtcgcccccactaggttacaggcaccttagccaccaggctacaggcaccttagccactaggttacaggctccttagccactaggcgacaggcaccttagccactaggcgacaggcaccttagccactaggctacaggcaccttagccgctaggctacagccaccttagccactcgactacaggcaccttagccactaggctacaggcaccttagccactcgactacaggcaccttagccactaggctacaggcaccatagccactcgactacaggcaccttagccactcgactacaggcaccttagccactaggctacaggcaccttagccactcgactacaggcaccttagccactaggctacaggcaccttagccactaggctacaggcaccttagccactaggttacaggcaccttagccactaggctacaggcaccttagccactcgactacaggcaccttagccactaggctacaggcaccttagccactaggctacaggcaccttagccactaggctacaggcaccttagccactaggctacaggctccttagccactaggctacaggcaccttggccactaggctacaggcaccttggccactaggctacaggcaccatagccactcgactacaggcaccttagccactaggctacaggcaccttagccactcgactacaggcacc from Conger conger chromosome 2, fConCon1.1, whole genome shotgun sequence encodes the following:
- the etaa1a gene encoding ewing's tumor-associated antigen 1; translated protein: MNERRKHLSSASGSEDHEVKHSQNKLKTNRLSRSLRQTQQSPSSDSSYNCHKDFKTPKRHTRIRHCASHNADSPSNDSDLQQDIIWDPTSPTAVCNGKGVKKSSTNVRAVDISEIANRIAPKNERPIAPEPSLLQWIGDTAVPCTPEVPQPRTRTKSTRQNDVEDLMKLAKQFDFNMHQQDKEQDMEQVREAYEGGAEADTDDLREPGGLVSRPLPSPSEGPASGRTPASQTRGCAKPATPARGPAGHVTDDFNALFDAPTQRISGRLSQISSGQSPEGRAPAVPVSRKGGVFGSAAGSGPGNPPCVSPGSFRKPGGGSRTPTSSRVDDDWGDDDLLDDSIVLEMTQNPDLFATPKHCSTQIGPSPKQNAVNRQPGAGNGAPGRTPKGNSAAKGLDALYPGKNPKSKNRNTFKLETNPDFHVKESLSGEEQNSGRVPESSRPGQPGGLQRPNGLLQPHKPAPLEPPINVKTQTVPSGGRVTGSQRPVAQRSSSTTTSTYVTRPVQAGDRVPSVHGTEIGKTEPRKPAEGPEPVDDRPVDAMEDDLDSLFASDSLWDDDDDDLLCQVCEDVEKLSESQTPGTAAAACPAPPDPAPARPYAAPNPAPNPSYPAPNPSYPAPNPAPAHPYTAPNPALYTAPNPLYPAPTGLRPSPPSPAAKGPVAQNVYAGGRGQVARPSPCSFSRSVSVPGSGAAFPKTVLGSLVRNISVPAANCTQGSASFPQGSLGNRAGPYKFTQLKTPTPVSEVVSSGNLTSSAGNAAGNAAGNAAGNLTSSARNAAWNAAGNLTSSARNAAGNATGNLTSSAGNAAGPRPSSFKRHLSDPVALTHKVFVPNLVPVRCSEAEIERKKQEAIARRRVRMQMSQKHGGPT